The Vanessa atalanta chromosome 2, ilVanAtal1.2, whole genome shotgun sequence DNA window TAAGCAAAAGCTTTTGTTTGGATACAagcaaaaaaactaaattaaaaaaaaatttaaaataaatgactgCAGCGTGTACGTTAGGTACtaggttttaaataaatatgacaggGATACACGCAATTTCACCTgcgcatgtttttttttattgtaaccatTTTGTTCACACatacacataataaataataatgtgataaataattaattattgcgtCGCTAAGCCAATTTGCagagataataaaatacattacggCATTAATATcacctttattttataaattttgaaagcgaaaaaagtttaattgtttattttaaataaataaaaaaaaaattttgcaaatatgAAAATGGCATACACGAAGGCGTTAAAATGCTAACTGATTATAGATTAAATTACTGGTTACTATATGACACTTAAGCCGCATTCGCAGTCGAAAATTTACAGCATGAATACAGAGATATTACGTATGGGAAATCGgcatttaagtataattaaggcaatatgaatatattattcccGGTTCTgtgttagttagttagttagtatcttaattaaaaaaaagaggaaGGCAAgaaataacatacattaaacTTACGTGGGTGAATCCACTTAGGGGGTGTAACAAGGTTAGAATAGCAGAAGTGTTACATGATATTCAGTGGAAGCTCACTACAATTTAATACGTATTGGAACTTAATAGGAATATATCGTATTGATTTCCGCGTTGAAGgtattttcactttttatctaCATTCATTTTTCTGCTACATTATATACCTAAcacataaatttattgaaataaaactagtttttaacggatttaatcgcgtatattaattattttaacatcccgacgtttcgagcactttgcacgtgaccacgaacactgcaaagtgctaaTCTAAATAAGTGTATCTAAGTAAgtgaaaatctaagacaacattacataaatttattttatcgcaaattatgattatttaaatgtagcgtaacactaaatacaaattaaagtttTGCATGACGTGACAACTCaaccaataaaaaaagcaatttatattttaataaattaaatagtcttGATCGTTTTGAACATTATTAGAATAGAAACGGAAGCATTGTACTTGTAAATGTGTAACCACTGAATTTCTTGTCTAATCTAATGTAACTCGTTTAACGAAGAGGTTAAAGTTCTTGCATGAGTTTAGTTGAATATATCAAATACTTAAGACACTTTTTGGACAAGGAAAACGTACAGATTAATTCCACGGTGGAGTACCTTGAACCTCCTTTGAATGAACACATAGCTCAATTTAGATTTCTGATATTACATCCGGCGATCATAGCCTATAGACTACGAATACAACGGCGCCCCTCTTGTAAGATCTTTAGAGGCgtttatactatattatgaaTATCAGATGCTTTGTGTAGTATTTATGTACGAACGcactaaaaatactttatttttttactacaatcgtgttataaaataataaataataataaaatacaggtCGACGTTTTCAAAGGCAATAGGAATGCAAAAGGCAATAATAAGCACATGGGTccgtttaaagaaaaataaagtgatttaaataaataaaatatttttttataacttgctTTATTTCATAAAGATTACAATTAGTATTCCAATCAGCGCCGTTGTTTACATGCATGTATACAAATCAACAACAGAACGTTAAGTAGATACGACTACACCGCTCCGGCTAAATAGGTATAATaacgtacaaatattatatagctttattattgtttattattttcaactacaGCGTCGATATCGACTACTACACAGTCTACGAACACTATGAAGCAATTATCGTTGTAAAAGCAACATttctacaatttattaaaatagagatCATTTCCATTAGCACGCCCGTTAAACTTGCATTTGActaaacatataatacaaaatacaatatttggtgtaaataaaaatttaaaaatataggaaGACAGTACAAGGTAACTAAGTATCACTCCGCTACATCACACGCTGCGCTATAATGCAAGCGAAAGGAACAGATCTCGATATCACatttcgtttaatatatttggTATCAGCTGAGTTACACAGGGAGCGTGTCGCTAGCATTACGCAGATCCATGTGCCGGTATGGTGGAACTCATTGGAATGATAATGCCACCGGTGTCGATAACAATGATTCACTAAGGgatataacataaacaatatccCGAGATTTTAATGACATCCCACAGCCCACAAATGAGCAGTGCCCTAATGTATCAATGCGGTCACTGACAGAAAGGAGACGCGGACGCAAGAAGGTTTATTAAACAGTTCTGTCTAAAttacaataagtaatatttatttatatcccaGGTTCCTACggcactaataaatatatatagtctcTACACatcttaaaacaaatttgtaCAAATGTAAAAGAAATAGTGTCTCTTTGGTATGAATTTTGAATAAGATtcgaaattttatacaaaataagttaaaatcatTGCATAATAAAATACAGTCGACTAACCATTCATAATAACTTGAATGacgatattatgtaaaattatttttgcataaaAAACCGTGACGTGCTTGTTTCCTgaccatattataataaaatattaaaaaataagttgtacttaaaagtaattatgATTGTTTGActacgtaaatttaaattttttatctctattttatgaataaaatgatgAATGCCGTGGcgagtttaaaatatctaagtacAAGGTTGCTTGACGGTTATTTTGTACAGAATCTACATCTCGCGCCGTTCAAAGTTAGCACATACGTGAGTCGTGATACACACATTGTGATGAATACTAttgataatgtatttaaagatATACAACGGGAACATAGTTATTGTATCAATGTTATCTTAAACTTGACCTCAGACGAAacgagtttatatataaatttgtgcgAATGACTTACTCGTTTGCTACGAATTATCATCTGTTtgaattctattattttatgaattgcaTATGTAATTTTGTGGAGCCAGTAAATGGTGAAATGAACGCAAAACATGAACGGTAACGAATATCGACACGACGAAAGAAATGCTCATGGGTGGTGTCAACTTGtcgatgaaaaatatatttctaacggATTCGCATTTTACAAATGAGAATTTGCATTCGCCTTACATGGCATCAACTAAataatctacatttaaaaaatggtaataGCTCTCATTTAATGAGTGCAGCGTATACGAATTAGCTCTCTACTACAGCCTAGTCTACATTTGGTCCTATAATCATGAGGCAGTTGGCGTCGAACTATCGGTCTAATGGTACAGAGCGAGTGGGAGTGATGTGTGAGGGGCGAGTGTCTGGTGGAGTTCTAGGCGACTACGCACTTGCCCTGCTCCTGCTGCTGGTCGTTGTTCCACTGCGGGGAGAAGGCCGCCTTCGACTGCGTGCGGTCCGCTTCCACCAACTCACCGATTTTGTATTTCTTCATCAAAGATCTGGGTGACAATAAAATCACACATATATCGATTTGTAATTGTATAAAGTTGTAGGAGAGAAGGTTGAACTCATGTGGGGTTCCCACGTGTAGCCACAGCACTGTCGGGTAggtaatatagatatttatttattataaccgaAATTTTCAaatctgttaaaatatttacacaacgCTGACGTCTCGAGAACGTTGCACGTTGCGTTGGCGTGGTCACGCTGAAGGGAGACCTGAATATAATATTCTTCGTGAAAATTTAAAGtgtgcaaatatatataattgcttggtaaggtttaatatttatttaaagcgaaACGAAGCGAACGAGCGCATTTTGTTTATACGTACgcacacataatatataaaagtatatgtcACGAATAAACAACATTCATTTAACTTTATTGGAACTTTTACCTGGCGTCGGAACTATGGCTGACGTCTTCGAAGGGCTCCGTTGCGTCTTGTCCCGCCAGCTCCAGGAGCACCTCTTCTCCCCCGGGATGCTGgtaaaaaaaccttaattaaaagaaattgttAACAAGTCTGTGAtcgttgcatttttatttattctatatacaaTAGACAGTTGTGCTCAAgcgaatatgtttttatttaatactgggATAGCAAGTTTGATTTTCATTGAGCTTTCCACTTGAGGATCAAATTTGCTGtactacatatttatgtttttttccaCAGTCATCGAgtcttgaatatttttatccCATAGAATAAGACAACCGATACCACAAAATTTCtatcgtgtttttttatttataggggGCAAGTGCGGCACATGTCGGTGACGGACATTAGCAATGTTAAAATCGTTGCGGCGCCACCGAGGCAACGAAGTTTTCAGTCGGATTTTTCATCGAATTGTGAGAGTAAATGCTTAGAGAGTGTTTGCGACACACTTgttgacttaatattatttactgcgcagttggctagtcACTCTtgagaattaatattaaaatacaaataaattcgggtacaaaaataatatccatTGGGCGAGGTTTAAATTCTATTATACGCCTTCGCCTGATAGACTTccaaatgtaaatttttgttttattgtgatatagtaacataacatacaatcattattgttttgaaaaactTCAAgagttttagttatatataaatgttagcGGCGAATACGTCTTATTTCCGTtccattgattttgatttccaATTCGCGATAAGCATGTGAAAGCAAATGAAATGACAATAAACGGACACCACTTTACTCGGCACTTCATAAAATGCATCGCATAAAGCTTGATATGAATTGCGTATTCAACACTCACACACTCGGTATTCCGAGCAGGGggaacagataataaaatatgacaataatgAGGTCGTTTGAGAGGATCGAGCGCGCTGGAATTTTCCAATAACATTCCTGCCC harbors:
- the LOC125070210 gene encoding cytochrome b5-like, which codes for MCEEVKLFTREELKSRNSREDAILIIHNGVYDVTKFLDEHPGGEEVLLELAGQDATEPFEDVSHSSDARSLMKKYKIGELVEADRTQSKAAFSPQWNNDQQQEQGNSWSSWMVPLLLGVAATLLYRYMFL